One genomic window of Papilio machaon chromosome 17, ilPapMach1.1, whole genome shotgun sequence includes the following:
- the LOC106716170 gene encoding NADH-quinone oxidoreductase subunit B 2, protein MIKIFGGSTMNMLADLFKPTLYSARNHSLIFKSLSVANGYGAVDRSKIFGQNVLQEKYISLRYKSDAKPCIPKTGKKIPPIPIHGGKAYKVGEKRPYSPFHFPGQSKAEWVVARMDDILNWGRSRSMWPLTFGLACCALEMMHYAAPRYDMDRFGMVFRGTPRQTDVIIVAGTVTNKMAPVFRKTYDMMPDPKWVVSMGSCANGGGYYHYTYSTVRGADRIVPVDIYVPGCPPSAEALLYAMLQLQKKVKRMRVVQAWYRH, encoded by the exons atgataaaaatattcggTGGAAGTACTATGAATATGTTAgcagatttatttaaacctACATTATACag CGCTCGAAACCATTCCCTTATTTTCAAGTCCCTTTCTGTCGCTAATGGCTACGGAGCGGTCGATCGGAGCAAAATTTTCGGACAAAATGTACTTCAAGAAAAATACATTAGCTTAAGGTACAAAAGTGATGCAAAGCCATGCATTCCAAAGACTGGAAAGAAGATACCTCCTATACCTATTCATGGTGGTAAAGCTTATAAAGTGGGAGAAAAGAGACCATACTCTCCGTTCCATTTTCCAGGACAG TCAAAGGCGGAGTGGGTGGTGGCGCGGATGGACGACATCCTCAACTGGGGCCGTAGCCGCTCCATGTGGCCGCTCACCTTCGGCCTCGCTTGCTGCGCGCTCGAGATGATGCACTATGCAGCACccag GTACGACATGGACCGTTTCGGTATGGTGTTCCGGGGCACGCCACGGCAGACGGACGTCATCATCGTGGCGGGCACAGTCACCAACAAGATGGCGCCCGTGTTCCGCAAGACGTACGACATGATGCCGGACCCCAAGTGGGTCgtgtctatgggcagctgCGCCAACGGTGGCGGTTACTACCACTACACGTACTCGACAGTGCGAGGGGCCGACCGCATTGTACCG GTGGACATCTACGTGCCGGGCTGCCCGCCCTCAGCAGAGGCCCTGCTATACGCCATGCTGCAGCTACAGAAAAAGGTCAAGAGGATGCGCGTCGTGCAGGCCTGGTATCGACATTAG